From the Theobroma cacao cultivar B97-61/B2 chromosome 2, Criollo_cocoa_genome_V2, whole genome shotgun sequence genome, one window contains:
- the LOC18609767 gene encoding formin-like protein 5 produces the protein MANSLNQAITTLFFFSSIILSFFVQAKQDNPCPYPCYPPPTGTGGGTQIGGTVPQTPPASYSPPPPQGTSYPTPTGTLPYYPPPPYGNSLYGQPPPDPILPYFPYYYRKPPHKTDDESSATSNPGKSLLTIATTNFIVFVFLVVSSLGY, from the coding sequence ATGGCCAATTCACTTAACCAAGCTATCACTaccctcttcttcttctcctccatAATTCTCAGCTTCTTTGTTCAAGCCAAGCAAGACAACCCTTGTCCATATCCATGTTACCCTCCACCAACAGGCACCGGCGGTGGCACCCAAATCGGCGGCACTGTCCCTCAAACACCTCCGGCTAGTTATTCACCACCTCCTCCACAAGGGACGTCCTACCCTACACCAACAGGGACTTTACCATACTACCCTCCACCACCTTATGGTAATTCTTTATACGGTCAGCCCCCTCCTGACCCCATCTTGCCTTATTTCCCTTACTACTACAGAAAACCTCCTCACAAAACAGATGATGAGTCATCAGCAACAAGTAATCCTGGAAAATCATTGCTCACGATTGCAAccacaaattttattgtatttgttttcctagttgttTCTAGTTTAGGGTACTAG
- the LOC18609768 gene encoding protein WVD2-like 7, which produces MAGEIEEPFSISFQAESLHSGSVSFGRFENEPLAWERRSSFSHNRYLEEVEKCSKPGSVIEKKAYFEAHFRKKALLLQGSSEGQNGGEDQTCESDFVENEGYREYQTGKDDAAGNKGCGDEYQTGKDDAAEKKGCGDEYHTGKDDAAENKGYGDESDHISKGNHCHHFDENGLNDADYEEDFCCKNEGSPFDHENKGNWFDHAYEGSHSAHFDKSPEGSKYLGEGALMECGREYSGVLSAHETHVLVDTVPGDVKAEETHQSEVGCDKPLISNDKPEEEVKENHDDDAGNIDKSFKPRDASPNTGTTWEVDTTNLENGQNHPPKSKTAIESKASKTRLRSPVSPDHSQKNISRDSKVAAKIQVRREKEISGRMKAEKLPLQTATPTRRSMHRSPKKEDSERSNAKLSAESKSINGPMTKKVIEAQPSSSKKIEPIAWQTPNRLKQTVNSSKADVKSSAGVFQFKSDERAERRKEFYMKLEEKMHAKEAEMNQIQARTQEKTEAEIKQLRKSLNFKAKPMPSFYHVAATPGSTGNKPASSTMKSAKVRQKSASSGIGVTPRPSSLSKEANKQVLSASGPVVELNSPTVESSQAGTISSTPPTDGHSSSESVTRQNVVLLKKEREKEGSNLPKHRISESSSKVVKDHKIGGRPKAGAQRNSGEMVRKNMKSAGIGSGSGMGRLAVVAS; this is translated from the exons ATGGCGGGAGAGATTGAAGAGCCTTTCAGCATTAGTTTTCAG GCAGAATCTTTGCATTCTGGTTCTGTATCATTTGGAAGATTTGAAAACGAACCCCTAGCTTGGGAAAGAAGGTCCTCCTTCTCACACAATAGATATCTTGAAGAGGTTGAGAAATGCTCAAAACCAGGTTCAGTTATTGAGAAGAAAGCTTATTTTGAAGCTCACTTCAGAAAGAAGGCACTTCTTCTTCAGGGTTCATCTGAGGGCCAAAATGGGGGAGAAGATCAAACCTGTGAAAGTGATTTTGTGGAGAACGAGGGTTACAGAGAATATCAAACTGGCAAGGATGATGCTGCAGGGAATAAGGGTTGTGGAGATGAATATCAAACTGGCAAGGATGATGCTGCAGAGAAAAAGGGTTGTGGAGATGAATATCATACTGGCAAGGATGATGCTGCAGAGAACAAGGGTTATGGAGATGAATCTGATCATATAAGTAAAGGTAACCACTGCCATCATTTTGATGAGAATGGCTTAAATGATGCAGATTATGAGGAAGATTTTTGTTGCAAAAATGAAGGGAGCCCATTTGATCATGAAAACAAAGGGAACTGGTTTGATCATGCATATGAAGGTAGCCATTCTGCTCACTTTGACAAGAGTCCTGAAGGTTCAAAATACCTTGGTGAGGGTGCGTTGATGGAATGTGGAAGAGAATATTCTGGTGTTTTATCTGCTCATGAAACTCATGTTTTGGTGGACACTGTCCCTGGAGATGTTAAGGCTGAGGAAACCCATCAAAGTGAAGTTGGATGTGATAAGCCACTTATAAGCAATGATAAACCAGAggaagaagtaaaagaaaaccATGATGATGATGCAGGTAATATTGATAAATCATTTAAGCCCAGGGATGCATCCCCTAACACTGGAACCACTTGGGAAGTTGATACTACTAATTTAGAAAATGGGCAGAATCATCCTCCAAAG TCGAAGACTGCTATTGAAAGTAAAGCTTCCAAAACAAGGTTGAGGTCTCCAGTGAGTCCTGATCATTCCCAGAAAAACATTTCTCGTGATTCAAAAGTAGCTGCAAAGATTCAGGTgagaagggaaaaagaaatttcagGGAGAATGAAAGCAGAAAAGCTGCCATTACAAACTGCCACTCCAACTCGGCGTTCAATGCACAGATCTCCCAAAAAAGAG GATTCTGAAAGATCCAATGCAAAATTAAGCGCTGAGAGTAAAAG TATAAATGGACCAATGACAAAGAAAGTAATTGAAGCTCAACCTTCTTCATCAAAGAAGATTGAACCTATTGCTTGGCAGACACCAAATAG GCTGAAGCAGACTGTCAATTCATCTAAGGCAGATGTAAAGTCTAGTGCTGGAGTATTCCAATTCAAAAGTGATGAACGGGcagaaaggagaaaagag TTCTACATGAaattagaagagaaaatgcaTGCCAAAGAGGCTGAGATGAATCAGATTCAAGCAAGAACACAG GAAAAGACAGAGGCTGAGATTAAGCAATTGCGGAAAAGCCTTAATTTCAAAGCAAAACCCATGCCTTCTTTCTATCATGTTGCCGCAACACCCGGATCTACTGGAAACAAG CCTGCATCATCTACCATGAAATCAGCTAAAGTACGACAGAAGTCAGCAAGTTCAGGGATAGGAGTAACTCCAAGACCGTCATCACTCTCCAAGGAAGCAAATAAACAAGTCCTTTCTGCTAGTGGACCTGTAGTAGAGTTGAATTCTCCTACAGTTGAATCATCACAAGCTGGCACCATATCTTCAACTCCACCAACTGATGGCCACAGCTCTTCTGAATCCGTGACACGACAAAATGTGGTTCTTTTGAAGAAAGAGCGAGAGAAAGAGGGCAGCAATTTGCCAAAGCATCGAATATCAGAGAGTAGTAGTAAGGTTGTAAAAGATCATAAGATTGGTGGCAGGCCAAAAGCGGGAGCCCAGAGAAATAGTGGTGAGATGGTGAGGAAGAACATGAAAAGTGCTGGAATTGGCAGTGGTTCTGGGATGGGCCGTTTGGCAGTTGTGGCTTCCTGA